A stretch of the Mesorhizobium huakuii genome encodes the following:
- a CDS encoding FAD-linked oxidase C-terminal domain-containing protein, with amino-acid sequence MSGLAMPKPDDATLRRRDEIVADMRIIVPGEGVVDATNQMRAFESDGLTAYRQLPLVVVLPETVAQVSRVLKYCNDRNIRVVPRGSGTSLSGGALPLEDAVLLVMSRFNRILAIDYPNRIVVAQPGVTNLGITIAVEQEGFYYAPDPSSQIACSIGGNVAENSGGVHCLKYGLTANNVLGIEMVLMNGEVVRLGGSHLDAEGYDLLGVMTGSEGLLGVVTEVTVRILKKPETARALLIGFPTSEQGGQCVADIIGAGIIPGGMEMMDRPAIHAAEDFVHAGYPLDVEALLIVELDGPGVEVDHLITAVEAIAISNGSTTCRISQSEQERLTFWAGRKAAFPAVGRISPDYYCMDGTIPRKELPRVLAGMRELSEKYGLGVANVFHAGDGNLHPLILYDANVPGELDKAESFGADILRLCVKVGGVLTGEHGVGVEKRDLMPEMFNQVDLDQQMRVKCAFDPNHLLNPGKVFPQLRRCAELGRMHVHRGQVAFPDIPRF; translated from the coding sequence ATGTCCGGCCTGGCCATGCCGAAACCAGACGACGCCACGCTGCGCCGGCGCGACGAGATTGTCGCCGACATGCGCATCATCGTGCCGGGCGAAGGCGTGGTCGACGCGACCAATCAGATGCGCGCCTTCGAGAGCGATGGCCTGACCGCCTATCGGCAATTGCCGTTGGTCGTGGTGCTGCCCGAAACGGTGGCTCAGGTGTCCCGCGTGCTGAAATACTGCAACGACCGCAACATCCGCGTCGTGCCGCGCGGCTCCGGCACCTCGCTGTCTGGCGGCGCGCTGCCGCTCGAAGATGCGGTGCTGCTGGTGATGAGCCGTTTCAATCGCATCCTTGCGATCGACTATCCCAACCGCATCGTCGTCGCCCAGCCGGGCGTCACCAATCTCGGCATCACCATCGCCGTCGAGCAGGAGGGCTTTTATTATGCCCCCGATCCATCCTCCCAGATCGCCTGCTCGATCGGCGGCAACGTCGCGGAGAATTCCGGCGGCGTTCACTGCCTGAAATACGGCCTCACCGCCAACAATGTGCTCGGCATCGAGATGGTGCTGATGAATGGCGAGGTGGTGCGGCTCGGCGGCAGCCATCTCGATGCCGAAGGCTACGACCTGCTTGGCGTCATGACCGGCTCCGAAGGCCTGCTCGGCGTCGTCACCGAAGTCACGGTCCGCATCCTGAAGAAGCCGGAGACGGCGCGCGCGCTGCTGATCGGTTTCCCGACCAGCGAGCAGGGCGGCCAGTGCGTCGCCGACATCATCGGCGCCGGCATCATCCCGGGCGGCATGGAAATGATGGACCGGCCGGCGATCCACGCGGCCGAGGATTTCGTCCATGCCGGCTATCCCCTGGATGTCGAGGCATTGCTGATCGTCGAGCTCGACGGGCCGGGCGTCGAGGTCGACCACCTCATCACCGCTGTCGAGGCGATCGCCATAAGCAACGGCTCGACCACCTGCCGCATCTCGCAATCCGAACAGGAGCGGCTGACCTTCTGGGCCGGGCGCAAGGCGGCATTTCCCGCCGTCGGCCGCATCTCGCCCGACTATTACTGCATGGACGGCACCATCCCGCGCAAGGAACTGCCACGCGTGCTCGCCGGCATGCGCGAACTGTCGGAAAAATACGGTCTCGGCGTCGCCAATGTCTTCCACGCCGGCGACGGCAATCTGCACCCGCTGATCCTCTACGATGCCAATGTGCCCGGTGAACTCGACAAGGCCGAAAGCTTTGGCGCCGACATTTTGCGCCTCTGCGTCAAGGTCGGCGGCGTGCTGACAGGCGAACACGGGGTGGGGGTCGAGAAGCGCGACCTGATGCCGGAAATGTTCAATCAGGTCGATCTCGACCAACAGATGCGCGTCAAATGCGCCTTCGACCCCAACCACCTGCTCAACCCGGGAAAGGTGTTCCCGCAACTGCGCCGCTGCGCCGAGCTTGGGCGCATGCATGTGCACCGGGGGCAGGTGGCGTTTCCGGACATTCCGAGGTTTTGA
- a CDS encoding ASCH domain-containing protein, giving the protein MLFRDQTLAAIASGKVTLAFRRWKRPTAKAGGRIRTASGVVLIGDIATVDMSALTEKDASAAGFPTLAALQGMLGPDDGTPVYRVELKGIEPDERVALRGEASLSDAEWHILTARFARWDKTAPGYFPSILQAIGAHPEVRAADLAAMAGVETLKFKQDVRKLGEFGLTESLDVGYRLSPRGEAVLEKLREHRL; this is encoded by the coding sequence ATGCTGTTCCGGGACCAGACCCTTGCGGCCATCGCGTCGGGCAAAGTGACGCTCGCCTTTCGCCGCTGGAAGCGGCCGACGGCCAAAGCCGGCGGGCGAATCCGCACGGCCTCGGGCGTGGTGCTGATCGGCGATATCGCGACCGTGGACATGTCCGCACTGACCGAAAAGGACGCGAGCGCGGCCGGCTTTCCGACGCTTGCAGCCCTTCAGGGGATGCTCGGTCCCGATGACGGCACCCCGGTCTATCGCGTTGAACTCAAAGGCATTGAACCCGACGAACGCGTGGCCTTGCGTGGTGAGGCTTCGCTGTCCGATGCGGAGTGGCACATCCTGACCGCACGCTTTGCCCGCTGGGACAAAACGGCACCCGGTTACTTCCCGTCGATCCTGCAGGCGATCGGCGCCCATCCAGAAGTGCGGGCAGCTGATCTGGCAGCGATGGCCGGCGTTGAAACGCTGAAGTTCAAGCAGGATGTCCGCAAGCTTGGGGAATTCGGCCTCACCGAGAGTCTCGACGTCGGCTACCGGCTGTCGCCAAGGGGCGAAGCCGTG